The Microbacterium paraoxydans genome includes a window with the following:
- a CDS encoding TetR/AcrR family transcriptional regulator yields the protein MPRIVDHDERRRQIADALLVVAARDGHESVSSRAVAKELGVATGSLWHYFDGFDDVVRAAAAEVTRRTDERIAAATTGLRGLARLRALMGEVLPVDERTRTEAHVVVGFWGRLATLAPAPNAGAPTLATWQDSIREALDEAATDGELRPDTPTGDLLALLRSITYGQQVVEVTEPQTPEAHFAVLDSILAPWRR from the coding sequence GTGCCCCGCATCGTCGACCATGATGAGCGTCGCCGCCAGATCGCCGACGCGCTGCTCGTCGTCGCCGCCAGGGACGGTCATGAGAGCGTGTCCTCGCGGGCGGTCGCGAAGGAGCTCGGCGTCGCAACCGGCTCCCTGTGGCACTACTTCGACGGCTTCGACGACGTCGTGCGCGCCGCGGCGGCCGAGGTCACCCGCCGCACCGACGAGCGCATCGCCGCAGCCACGACCGGGCTCCGCGGACTCGCCCGCCTGCGGGCCCTGATGGGCGAGGTGCTCCCCGTCGACGAGCGCACCCGCACCGAGGCGCACGTGGTCGTCGGCTTCTGGGGGCGCCTGGCCACTCTCGCCCCGGCCCCCAATGCCGGAGCGCCGACTCTCGCGACGTGGCAGGACAGCATCCGGGAGGCCCTGGACGAGGCGGCGACCGACGGCGAGCTGCGCCCCGACACCCCCACCGGCGACCTCCTCGCCCTCCTGCGCTCGATCACCTACGGCCAGCAGGTCGTCGAGGTCACGGAGCCGCAGACGCCGGAGGCGCACTTCGCGGTCCTCGACAGCATCCTCGCTCCCTGGCGACGCTGA
- a CDS encoding alpha/beta hydrolase translates to MTIPVPFDPDVQAVLDEIAKNPQPALTRETLPRDGVDRMFPDNDTVIAGRDITWEDRVIPGPPGAPDIEVTIFRPTGSETSTLPGFVNIHGGGMIVGHRSWETARVVDIVAEHGVVAVNVEYRLAPEDPYPAGVEDCYAAFVWTHAHAAELGIDPARIVVGGGSAGGGLTAAVALLARDRRGPVMAGQLLLCPMIDNTNTTVASRQYDGIGTWQRDMNLLAWSCVLGEELAFSTEAPAYAAPSRATDVSGLPPAYIEVGEAEMFRDEDTAYALRIWETGGQAELHVWGGGAHGFDMYMPEAEITRAALAARASWLRRIWRAAA, encoded by the coding sequence ATGACCATCCCCGTCCCCTTCGATCCCGACGTGCAGGCCGTGCTCGACGAGATCGCGAAGAACCCGCAGCCCGCGCTCACCCGCGAAACCCTGCCGCGCGACGGCGTCGACCGGATGTTCCCGGACAACGACACCGTGATCGCCGGCCGGGACATCACGTGGGAGGACCGCGTCATCCCCGGCCCGCCCGGAGCCCCGGACATCGAGGTCACGATCTTCCGCCCCACCGGTTCCGAGACCTCGACGCTCCCGGGCTTCGTGAACATCCACGGCGGCGGCATGATCGTCGGCCACCGCTCGTGGGAGACGGCGCGGGTCGTCGACATCGTCGCGGAGCACGGCGTCGTGGCCGTGAACGTCGAGTACCGTCTCGCACCGGAGGACCCGTACCCCGCGGGCGTGGAGGACTGCTACGCGGCCTTCGTGTGGACGCACGCCCACGCCGCGGAGCTCGGCATCGACCCCGCGCGCATCGTCGTGGGCGGAGGCAGCGCGGGCGGCGGTCTCACTGCGGCCGTCGCCCTGCTGGCGCGTGATCGGCGGGGCCCTGTCATGGCCGGGCAGCTGCTGCTGTGCCCCATGATCGACAACACCAACACCACGGTCGCCAGTCGGCAGTATGACGGCATCGGCACCTGGCAGCGCGACATGAACCTCCTCGCCTGGTCATGCGTCCTCGGCGAGGAGCTCGCGTTCAGCACCGAGGCCCCGGCCTACGCCGCGCCGAGCCGCGCGACGGACGTCTCCGGCCTCCCGCCCGCGTACATCGAGGTCGGCGAGGCGGAGATGTTCCGCGACGAGGACACCGCGTACGCCCTCCGGATCTGGGAGACCGGCGGACAGGCCGAACTGCACGTCTGGGGCGGCGGCGCCCACGGCTTCGACATGTACATGCCGGAGGCCGAGATCACCCGCGCCGCCCTCGCCGCCCGTGCCTCCTGGCTGCGACGGATCTGGCGGGCCGCCGCATGA
- a CDS encoding primary-amine oxidase — MSPHSPQPVSLEPIAAPHPLDPLTGAEIAAARAVLDAAGLLTATTRVPMLLPDEATKEELAAWRPGSPIDRRVDVTLLDTATGVATEVIVSITRGEVVRQERVPNDAPPYGQPQYLFEEYERAEAIAKSSPEWQAAMRRRGLTDHMPLAFCSPLAPGYTGRADEVGRRVIRSLTFLRYDEQDSPWAHPVEGLIVHIDLTTDSVIRVEDEGDVPVPAGHGNYYPEVQGAARTTLKPIEITQPEGPSFGVSGSLVEWEGWSMRVGFNAREGLVLHDVSFQGRSVLHRASVPEMVVPYGDTAPGRFWISYFDAGEYLLGKNANHLELGCDCLGVIRYLDGYVADDHGHPVRIPNVICMHEEDFGILWKHTDLSGRSDVRRSRRFVVSYFSTIGNYDYGFYWNFGLDGSIEVVAKATGIVFAGAGEPGVRQKHATELAPGVFAPVHQHLFCARLDVAIDGQDNRLVEVDAQRVPMGPDNPFGNAFTWSETVLETEHAAQREADSSVARVWEVQSASRTNHVGRPTAYHLVPEPTALLMADTGSSVAARAAFATKHLWATRYEHGQIWPAGRYPNAHQGGAGLPEYTAGDRRIDGEDMVLWHTFGLTHFPRPEDWPIMPVDYAGFWFKPYGFLDQNPAMDVPESSQAHGGATATSCCGGDSCACSH, encoded by the coding sequence ATGTCCCCGCACTCCCCGCAGCCCGTCTCCCTCGAGCCCATCGCCGCTCCGCATCCGCTCGATCCGCTCACCGGCGCCGAGATCGCCGCAGCGCGCGCGGTGCTCGACGCGGCCGGCCTGCTGACGGCGACCACCCGCGTGCCCATGCTGCTCCCCGACGAAGCCACCAAGGAGGAGCTCGCGGCCTGGCGCCCCGGCTCCCCCATCGACCGCCGGGTGGACGTGACGCTGCTCGACACGGCCACCGGCGTCGCGACCGAGGTGATCGTCTCGATCACCCGCGGCGAGGTCGTGCGCCAGGAGCGGGTGCCCAACGACGCCCCGCCCTACGGCCAGCCGCAGTACCTGTTCGAGGAGTACGAGCGGGCCGAGGCCATCGCCAAGTCGTCCCCGGAATGGCAGGCGGCCATGCGCCGCCGCGGCCTGACGGACCACATGCCCCTCGCCTTCTGCTCCCCCCTGGCCCCGGGCTACACGGGCCGCGCCGACGAGGTGGGCCGCCGCGTGATCCGGTCCCTCACCTTCCTCCGATACGACGAGCAGGATTCCCCGTGGGCGCACCCCGTCGAGGGGCTGATCGTGCACATCGACCTCACCACGGACAGCGTGATCCGCGTCGAGGACGAGGGCGACGTGCCGGTCCCGGCCGGACACGGCAACTACTACCCGGAGGTGCAGGGCGCGGCACGGACGACGCTGAAGCCCATCGAGATCACCCAGCCGGAGGGGCCGAGCTTCGGCGTGTCCGGCTCGCTCGTCGAGTGGGAGGGCTGGTCGATGCGCGTGGGCTTCAACGCCCGCGAGGGTCTCGTCCTGCATGACGTGTCGTTCCAGGGGCGCTCCGTGCTGCACCGGGCGAGCGTGCCGGAGATGGTCGTGCCCTACGGCGACACCGCCCCCGGGCGCTTCTGGATCAGCTACTTCGACGCGGGCGAGTACCTCCTCGGCAAGAACGCCAACCACCTGGAGCTCGGCTGCGACTGCCTCGGTGTGATCCGGTACCTCGACGGCTACGTCGCCGACGACCACGGCCACCCGGTGCGCATCCCGAACGTGATCTGCATGCACGAGGAGGACTTCGGCATCCTCTGGAAGCACACCGACCTCTCCGGACGCTCCGACGTGCGGCGCTCACGGCGCTTCGTCGTCTCGTACTTCTCCACCATCGGCAACTACGACTACGGCTTCTACTGGAACTTCGGCCTGGACGGCTCGATCGAGGTCGTCGCCAAGGCCACGGGCATCGTGTTCGCCGGTGCCGGAGAGCCGGGGGTCCGCCAGAAGCACGCCACCGAGCTCGCCCCGGGCGTCTTCGCCCCGGTCCACCAGCACCTGTTCTGCGCGCGCCTCGACGTGGCGATCGACGGCCAGGACAACCGCCTCGTCGAGGTGGACGCGCAGCGGGTACCGATGGGGCCGGACAACCCGTTCGGCAACGCGTTCACCTGGTCGGAGACGGTGCTGGAGACCGAGCACGCCGCCCAGCGCGAGGCCGACTCCTCCGTCGCCCGGGTGTGGGAGGTGCAGAGCGCCTCGCGGACGAACCACGTCGGCCGCCCGACCGCCTATCACCTCGTGCCGGAGCCGACCGCTCTCCTGATGGCCGACACCGGGTCGTCCGTCGCGGCGCGCGCGGCCTTCGCCACGAAGCACCTCTGGGCGACCCGGTACGAGCACGGCCAGATCTGGCCGGCCGGGCGCTATCCCAACGCGCACCAGGGCGGCGCCGGCCTCCCGGAGTACACCGCCGGCGACCGCCGGATCGACGGCGAGGACATGGTGCTGTGGCACACCTTCGGGCTCACGCACTTCCCCCGGCCGGAGGACTGGCCGATCATGCCCGTGGACTACGCGGGATTCTGGTTCAAGCCCTACGGCTTCCTCGACCAGAACCCGGCCATGGACGTGCCGGAGTCCTCCCAGGCGCACGGCGGTGCGACGGCGACCTCCTGCTGCGGCGGCGACTCCTGCGCCTGCAGCCACTAG
- a CDS encoding SDR family NAD(P)-dependent oxidoreductase: MTASPRRILVTGGASGLGRGIATAFRAAGDEVFIGDVDEGAAAAVAAEIGATALPLDIGDEASVQAAAGRIRESGGLDVLVNNAGVVAGGGTLQEVAVDAVDAALRVNVRGTFLMLRVFGGLLATAGHGAIVNISSIGARQPTPGLGHYEATKAAVDALTRTAAIELAGSGVRVNAVAPGPVLTPLTAGFASNPDARAAWESRIPLGTIAEVDQVTPLVLFLASEAASHITGVSVPVDGGQLLV; encoded by the coding sequence ATGACCGCTTCCCCGCGCCGTATCCTCGTCACCGGAGGAGCCTCCGGGCTCGGCCGCGGCATCGCCACCGCCTTCCGCGCTGCAGGCGACGAGGTGTTCATCGGTGACGTGGACGAGGGCGCCGCGGCAGCCGTCGCCGCCGAGATCGGCGCCACCGCCCTCCCCCTCGACATCGGCGACGAAGCGTCGGTGCAGGCGGCGGCCGGACGGATCCGCGAGTCCGGCGGTCTCGACGTCCTCGTCAACAACGCCGGCGTCGTCGCCGGCGGGGGAACGCTCCAGGAGGTCGCGGTCGACGCGGTCGATGCGGCCCTGCGGGTCAACGTCCGCGGCACGTTCCTCATGCTGCGGGTCTTCGGCGGGCTGCTCGCCACGGCCGGCCACGGGGCCATCGTCAACATCTCCTCGATCGGCGCCCGGCAGCCCACTCCCGGCCTCGGGCACTACGAGGCCACGAAGGCCGCGGTCGACGCGCTCACCCGGACGGCGGCCATCGAGCTCGCCGGCTCCGGGGTGCGGGTCAACGCCGTCGCCCCCGGCCCCGTGCTCACGCCCCTGACCGCCGGATTCGCCTCGAACCCGGACGCCCGCGCCGCGTGGGAGTCGCGCATCCCGCTCGGCACCATCGCCGAGGTCGACCAGGTCACCCCGCTCGTGCTGTTCCTCGCGAGCGAGGCCGCCAGCCACATCACCGGGGTCTCGGTCCCCGTCGACGGCGGCCAGCTCCTCGTCTGA
- a CDS encoding SDR family oxidoreductase, with protein MPLALITGAARANSIAAGIVPRLRAAGWTVVTSDLRDADHPADLSTPDGPASLVAEVNAQHGPISALILSHAHDVESGILDTTAESFDLHVAVNARASLLLIAAFARQVGEDGGAIVALTSDHVTGNLPYGASKGALDRLVISAARELGPRGISANVLNPGPIDTGWMDDETRTSLGEMTPLGRLGRPADIAAVVEFLVSEEGRWISGQLLQADGAFSARY; from the coding sequence ATGCCCCTCGCCCTGATCACCGGTGCCGCCCGCGCGAACAGCATCGCCGCCGGCATCGTCCCGCGCCTGCGCGCCGCGGGGTGGACGGTCGTCACCAGCGATCTGCGCGACGCCGACCACCCGGCGGACCTGTCGACGCCGGACGGCCCCGCATCCCTCGTGGCGGAGGTGAATGCACAGCACGGTCCGATCTCGGCGCTGATCCTCAGCCACGCGCACGATGTCGAGTCCGGAATCCTCGACACCACGGCGGAGAGCTTCGACCTGCACGTCGCTGTGAACGCGCGGGCGAGCCTGCTCCTGATCGCAGCGTTCGCACGCCAGGTCGGCGAGGACGGCGGCGCGATCGTGGCGCTCACGAGCGATCACGTCACCGGCAACCTCCCGTACGGCGCTTCCAAGGGCGCGCTCGATCGGCTCGTCATCTCCGCCGCCCGCGAACTCGGTCCGCGCGGCATCTCCGCGAACGTGCTGAACCCCGGCCCGATCGACACCGGCTGGATGGATGACGAGACCCGCACCTCCCTGGGCGAGATGACGCCGCTGGGCAGGCTCGGGCGACCCGCCGACATCGCCGCCGTCGTCGAGTTCCTCGTCTCAGAAGAGGGGCGATGGATCTCGGGTCAGCTCCTGCAGGCGGACGGCGCCTTCTCGGCCCGCTACTGA
- a CDS encoding multidrug effflux MFS transporter, which translates to MSLPFAADAPRPRMGTLRAMLVLGMLEAFGPLSMDLYLPQLPQLAASLGTTEALAQVTMSACMIGLGLGQLVAGPLSDRLGRRLPLLVGVAAFAVLSAVCAVAPNIELLLVARFLQGLAGSAGIVICLAIARDQFEGVELSRMLSLLFLVSGTAPIIAPVVGGQLARIMDWRGIFGVLSAVGVLLLLVVVFALPETLSPSARHRGGLRVWGAHAGAVVRDRLFVAVLCAAAGGGVAFFTYLSMSSFVLQDEFGLSPQEFSVAFAAGALASIAGSQLSRLVVRRWGPLRVYLGGITATLLVTTAFLVLALLGVGMRGVVIALVAFMLCSGIGGPNGQTLALAHHGVRAGTASALLGMATFLFGPVLAPVAAGLGGTTAITMAVTMTVAAAAAAFAAWAFVRPAARSQ; encoded by the coding sequence ATGAGTCTTCCGTTCGCCGCTGACGCCCCGCGGCCCCGCATGGGCACTCTGCGGGCGATGCTGGTGCTGGGCATGCTGGAAGCCTTCGGTCCGCTGTCGATGGACCTCTACCTCCCGCAGCTCCCCCAGCTCGCGGCGTCGCTCGGCACGACCGAGGCCCTGGCGCAGGTGACGATGTCGGCGTGCATGATCGGCCTCGGCCTGGGGCAGCTCGTCGCCGGTCCTCTCAGCGACCGGCTGGGCAGACGCCTGCCACTGCTGGTCGGCGTCGCGGCGTTCGCGGTGCTCTCCGCGGTGTGCGCCGTCGCTCCGAACATCGAGCTGCTGCTCGTCGCGCGCTTCCTGCAGGGGCTGGCGGGATCGGCGGGCATCGTGATCTGCCTGGCGATCGCCCGCGACCAGTTCGAGGGGGTCGAGCTCTCCCGCATGCTCTCGCTGCTGTTCCTCGTCTCGGGCACCGCCCCGATCATCGCGCCGGTGGTGGGCGGTCAGCTCGCCCGCATCATGGACTGGCGCGGGATCTTCGGGGTGCTGTCCGCGGTCGGCGTGCTGTTGCTGCTCGTGGTGGTGTTCGCCCTGCCGGAGACCCTGTCGCCATCCGCCCGTCACCGCGGGGGCCTCCGGGTCTGGGGCGCGCACGCCGGAGCGGTCGTCCGCGACCGGCTCTTCGTCGCCGTGCTGTGCGCCGCGGCCGGAGGCGGTGTCGCGTTCTTCACCTACCTGTCGATGTCGTCGTTCGTGCTGCAGGACGAGTTCGGTCTCAGCCCGCAGGAGTTCAGCGTCGCCTTCGCGGCCGGCGCCCTGGCGAGTATCGCGGGCAGCCAGTTGAGCCGACTCGTGGTGCGGCGTTGGGGGCCCCTGCGCGTCTACCTGGGCGGGATCACCGCGACGCTCCTGGTGACGACGGCTTTCCTCGTGCTGGCGCTTCTGGGCGTCGGCATGAGGGGTGTCGTCATCGCGTTGGTCGCGTTCATGCTGTGCTCCGGCATCGGCGGGCCCAATGGTCAGACGCTGGCGCTCGCCCATCACGGAGTCCGTGCCGGCACCGCTTCGGCCCTTCTCGGGATGGCGACATTCCTGTTCGGCCCCGTGCTGGCCCCCGTGGCCGCCGGTCTCGGCGGGACCACGGCCATCACGATGGCCGTGACGATGACGGTCGCGGCTGCGGCAGCGGCGTTCGCCGCCTGGGCCTTCGTCCGGCCCGCGGCCCGCAGTCAGTAG
- a CDS encoding alpha/beta hydrolase — protein sequence MSTPEPVPYDPELVAGLDAFVDLVEVIPLRADTIHANRDHFATIIPPMAVQADGRAVTWEDRVIPGPVGAPDLEITVVRPAPAPTDPAPAVLSIHGGGMVLGTRFFGTAELIDLAERHGVVGVAVEYRLAPEHPGPAQAEDCYAALEWMVAQADELGIDTSRIIASGQSAGGGLSAAVALLSRVRGGPRLAGQLLGCPMLDDRNETPSSRQYDGFGAWDRNNNDTAWDAIAGADRFTDRVSPYTAPARATDLSGLAPAFIEVGAAETFRDEAVDYASRIWATGGQAELHVWAGGYHGFSGFSPDAEVSRAAVAARESWLRRVLRLEG from the coding sequence ATGAGCACGCCGGAGCCGGTGCCCTACGACCCGGAGCTCGTCGCCGGACTCGACGCCTTCGTCGACCTCGTGGAGGTCATCCCGCTGCGCGCGGACACGATCCACGCCAACCGCGACCACTTCGCCACGATCATCCCGCCGATGGCCGTGCAGGCGGACGGTCGCGCCGTGACCTGGGAGGACCGGGTCATTCCCGGCCCCGTCGGGGCTCCGGACCTCGAGATCACGGTCGTGCGCCCGGCGCCGGCGCCCACGGACCCGGCACCGGCGGTGCTGTCGATCCACGGCGGCGGCATGGTGCTCGGCACGCGCTTCTTCGGCACCGCCGAGCTCATCGACCTCGCCGAGCGGCACGGCGTCGTCGGGGTCGCGGTCGAGTACCGCCTCGCCCCCGAGCACCCCGGACCGGCACAGGCGGAGGACTGCTACGCGGCGCTGGAGTGGATGGTCGCCCAAGCCGACGAGCTCGGCATCGACACCTCCCGCATCATCGCCTCCGGGCAGAGCGCCGGGGGCGGGCTCTCGGCGGCGGTCGCGCTGCTCTCCCGTGTCCGCGGCGGGCCCCGGCTGGCCGGGCAACTCCTCGGCTGCCCGATGCTCGACGACCGCAACGAGACCCCGTCGAGCCGCCAGTACGACGGCTTCGGCGCCTGGGACCGGAACAACAACGACACCGCGTGGGACGCGATCGCCGGAGCCGACCGGTTCACCGACCGCGTGTCGCCGTACACGGCACCGGCCCGGGCCACGGATCTATCGGGACTCGCCCCGGCGTTCATCGAGGTGGGCGCCGCGGAGACCTTCCGCGACGAGGCCGTCGACTACGCGTCGCGGATCTGGGCCACGGGCGGGCAGGCCGAACTGCACGTCTGGGCGGGCGGCTACCACGGCTTCTCCGGGTTCTCCCCCGATGCCGAGGTCTCCCGGGCCGCAGTGGCCGCGCGGGAGAGCTGGCTGCGCCGCGTGCTGCGCCTCGAGGGATGA
- a CDS encoding aldo/keto reductase, with amino-acid sequence MTTPLPLREIGRSGLHASLFSLGSWHTYDRMDFADAVALLREATDRGVNLFDVGVYSAPGAPPVFTDVIFSAMVRAAGLRREEWLLSSKLWLEAFGADGFRPQLENALMRVGTEHADLVILGDLRRDDLELRDLVLDLAALTDAGLIRAWGVNNWSAGSIQTLIDLAAAEGVPGPQIAQLKYSVSRRSIPDGEPFARLWEQGLTLQASDCLEGGILAGTVNGDRQIGRDPGDIRERIIADVPAFTAVAEDLGVTPAQLGIAFTLTHPALTTTLFGASRLAQLQANLDAAALVDRIGAAELRRLVEPFWADRGVVDPEGP; translated from the coding sequence ATGACCACTCCCCTCCCCCTTCGCGAGATCGGCCGCAGCGGCCTGCATGCCTCCCTGTTCTCGCTGGGCTCGTGGCACACCTACGACCGCATGGACTTCGCCGACGCGGTCGCACTCCTGCGCGAGGCCACCGACCGTGGCGTGAACCTCTTCGATGTGGGCGTGTACTCCGCACCCGGCGCCCCGCCCGTCTTCACCGACGTGATCTTCTCGGCGATGGTGCGCGCGGCGGGGCTGCGCCGGGAGGAGTGGCTGCTGTCGTCGAAGCTCTGGCTGGAGGCCTTCGGCGCCGACGGCTTCCGCCCGCAGCTCGAGAACGCCCTGATGCGGGTGGGCACGGAGCACGCCGACCTCGTGATCCTCGGCGACCTGCGCCGCGACGACCTCGAGCTGCGCGATCTCGTGCTCGACCTCGCCGCCCTCACCGACGCCGGCCTCATCCGCGCGTGGGGCGTGAACAACTGGTCGGCGGGGAGCATCCAGACCCTGATCGACCTCGCCGCCGCGGAAGGCGTGCCCGGTCCGCAGATCGCGCAGCTCAAGTACAGCGTCTCGCGCCGGTCGATCCCGGACGGCGAGCCGTTCGCGCGCCTCTGGGAGCAGGGCCTCACGCTGCAGGCCTCGGACTGCCTGGAGGGCGGGATCCTCGCCGGGACGGTGAACGGCGACAGGCAGATCGGGCGCGACCCCGGCGACATCCGCGAGCGGATCATCGCCGACGTCCCTGCGTTCACCGCGGTCGCGGAGGACCTCGGCGTGACCCCGGCCCAGCTCGGCATCGCCTTCACCCTCACCCACCCCGCCCTGACGACCACCCTGTTCGGCGCCTCCCGCCTCGCGCAGCTGCAGGCGAACCTCGACGCGGCCGCCCTCGTCGACCGCATCGGCGCCGCCGAGCTACGCCGTCTCGTCGAGCCCTTCTGGGCCGACCGCGGGGTCGTCGACCCCGAAGGCCCCTGA
- a CDS encoding zinc-binding dehydrogenase: protein MTLPTTTRAAVLTAHGEPLTLQDLPLPAEIEPGAALVRIACTTLCGTDIEIWEGRMSFPGMLPMVLGHEMVGEIVATGPDTRDALGRPLSPGDRIGWSESTCGECHGCVVLREPVACSRRGYGFLQRADVPPFATAGLSEYAYVTPGAAKLLLPAAVKDTWASMAGCAAKTVLRAFERAGRIRPGSRVVVQGSGALGIFATAVAKIAGAGQVITVGAPAARLELAARFGADAVVDFRDGPVVDQVLALTGDQGADHVFDFAGAPSVGPDAVGMAAQRGTVAIVGSTGPAGDGFALSTIMGKELTVVGSLNGDISDYARAIDFFTAFADRFPWDDLFSAPVGLADASAKIAHMHHLDEVKAVIDPSL, encoded by the coding sequence ATGACCCTCCCCACCACCACCCGCGCCGCGGTGCTCACCGCGCACGGCGAGCCGCTCACCCTGCAGGATCTCCCGCTGCCCGCCGAGATCGAACCCGGCGCCGCCCTCGTCCGCATCGCCTGCACCACGCTGTGCGGCACGGACATCGAGATCTGGGAGGGGAGGATGTCGTTCCCCGGCATGCTGCCCATGGTCCTCGGTCACGAGATGGTCGGCGAGATCGTGGCCACCGGACCCGACACCCGCGACGCGCTCGGCCGCCCGCTCTCCCCTGGCGACCGGATCGGCTGGTCGGAGTCCACCTGCGGCGAGTGCCACGGGTGCGTCGTGCTGCGGGAACCGGTCGCCTGCTCCCGCCGCGGCTACGGCTTCCTCCAGCGCGCCGACGTGCCGCCGTTCGCGACGGCCGGGCTCTCCGAGTACGCGTACGTGACCCCGGGTGCCGCCAAGCTCCTGCTCCCGGCGGCGGTGAAGGACACCTGGGCCTCCATGGCAGGCTGCGCCGCGAAGACCGTCCTCCGCGCGTTCGAGCGGGCCGGCCGCATCCGCCCCGGCTCCCGCGTGGTGGTGCAGGGCTCCGGCGCCCTCGGCATCTTCGCCACGGCAGTCGCGAAGATCGCGGGTGCCGGGCAGGTCATCACCGTCGGCGCTCCCGCGGCCCGTCTGGAGCTCGCCGCCCGCTTCGGCGCCGACGCCGTCGTGGACTTCCGCGACGGACCCGTCGTCGACCAGGTCCTGGCGCTGACCGGAGACCAGGGGGCGGACCACGTGTTCGACTTCGCGGGCGCCCCGAGCGTCGGGCCGGACGCGGTCGGCATGGCCGCCCAGCGCGGCACCGTCGCGATCGTCGGCTCGACCGGCCCCGCCGGAGACGGCTTCGCCCTCAGCACGATCATGGGCAAGGAGCTCACGGTGGTCGGCTCGCTCAACGGCGACATCTCCGACTACGCCCGCGCGATCGACTTCTTCACGGCCTTCGCCGACCGCTTCCCGTGGGACGACCTGTTCAGCGCCCCGGTCGGACTCGCCGACGCCTCCGCGAAGATCGCCCACATGCACCACCTCGATGAGGTCAAGGCCGTCATCGACCCGAGCCTCTGA
- the murQ gene encoding N-acetylmuramic acid 6-phosphate etherase: MPNDPRLTTLLAELAGLDTEASTTERGDLDLLSTTELVERMNAEDRRVPEAVAGRAAEIAAAVDGITERFRRGGRLIYIGAGTAGRIGVLDASECPPTFGTDPSMVVGLIAGGETAIRSAVENAEDDDEAAALALRDLDLTDLDTVVGISASGRTPYVIGGLRYARGLGALTVAIASNAGSAIGAEAEIAIEVVTGPEFISGSTRLKSGTAQKLVVNMLTTLSMIKLGKTYRGVMVDLLATNEKLHARSIRTVSQLAGVDVDAASSALEAADGSVKLALLLLATGASAETAAAALADADGILRDAIAALT; this comes from the coding sequence GTGCCGAATGACCCCCGTTTGACCACCCTCCTCGCCGAGCTCGCGGGCCTCGACACCGAGGCCTCCACCACCGAGCGCGGCGACCTCGACCTGCTGAGCACGACCGAGCTCGTCGAGCGCATGAACGCCGAGGACCGGCGCGTGCCCGAGGCCGTGGCCGGTCGCGCGGCGGAGATCGCGGCGGCGGTGGACGGCATCACGGAGCGGTTCCGCCGCGGCGGTCGCCTCATCTACATCGGTGCGGGCACGGCCGGCCGCATCGGCGTGCTGGACGCGAGCGAGTGCCCGCCCACCTTCGGCACCGACCCGTCGATGGTCGTGGGGCTCATCGCGGGCGGGGAGACGGCCATCCGCTCGGCGGTGGAGAACGCGGAGGACGACGACGAGGCCGCGGCCCTCGCTCTGCGCGACCTCGACCTCACCGACCTGGACACGGTGGTGGGGATCTCGGCATCCGGCCGCACGCCCTACGTCATCGGCGGGCTGCGGTACGCCCGGGGCCTCGGCGCGCTCACGGTGGCGATCGCGTCGAACGCCGGGTCGGCGATCGGCGCGGAGGCCGAGATCGCGATCGAGGTCGTCACGGGGCCGGAGTTCATCTCGGGCTCCACGCGGCTGAAGTCCGGCACGGCGCAGAAGCTCGTCGTGAACATGCTGACGACGCTCTCGATGATCAAGCTCGGCAAGACGTACCGCGGGGTCATGGTCGACCTGCTGGCGACGAACGAGAAGCTGCACGCCCGCTCGATCCGCACGGTGTCGCAGCTCGCGGGCGTCGACGTCGACGCCGCGTCCTCCGCGCTGGAGGCCGCGGACGGCTCCGTCAAGCTCGCGCTGCTCCTGCTCGCGACCGGAGCGTCCGCCGAGACCGCCGCGGCGGCACTGGCGGACGCCGACGGCATCCTTCGCGACGCGATCGCCGCCCTCACCTGA